The following is a genomic window from Bacillales bacterium.
ACGCCGACATAAGGAATTTGCGGCCACGCGTAATAAAGGAAAAACAATTGCACGAGGGGCGGAGTGCTGCGAATGAAATTAAGCAAAAAGACGACCACAGCGTGCACCGGTTTCCAGCGGATCCGTCTCAGCGCGGTCCATACAATGCCGAACAACAGCGCAAAAATGAAGCTTGCGACGGTGAGGCCGAGGACGGTCCACATCGCCTCGAAAATGTACGGAAATGCGTCAATAATCGTACTCCATGTCCAATCAATCATTCACTCGCCACCCCTCTCGAGGCGATGCGCTCAAACCATTTCGTTAAGCCGATGAGCGGCAGCGCCAAGATAAAGTATACGACGAGCAGCATTGTATAAATCGGAATCGTCATCGAGATGTTCGTGCTTTGAAACAAGCCGGCTTCGTACGTCATGTCAGCAAGGCTGATCATGTAGACGAGGGAGGTCGCCTTCAACATTTGAATCAAATAATTTCCGAACTCCGGCAACATCATCCGCACCGCTTGCGGAAACACGACGAGCCTCATGCGCTCGAAGCGCGACATGTTCAGGGCAGTTGCGGCTTCGTATTGTCCGTGCGGCACGGCAAGAATCGCCCCGCGCACCACTTCGGACATGTAAGCGCCGTAATTAAAGCCGATGCCGAGGATGCCAGCGAGCAGTCCGGACTGAAAATTCGTCAGTTCAAGACCGAGTAACCCGGGTAAAACGAAGTAAAACCAGAACAATTGTACGATCAACGACGTGCCGCGAAACACTTCGACATACACGACGGTGAATTTGCGAATAAACGGGTTGGCGGACAAGCGGCCGAATCCGGCGATAAAGGCAATCAGATAGCCGACCACGACGGAACCAAGTAAGAC
Proteins encoded in this region:
- the ehuC gene encoding ectoine/hydroxyectoine ABC transporter permease subunit EhuC, whose amino-acid sequence is MGDYLQVLPILLRGLDITLYVLLGSVVVGYLIAFIAGFGRLSANPFIRKFTVVYVEVFRGTSLIVQLFWFYFVLPGLLGLELTNFQSGLLAGILGIGFNYGAYMSEVVRGAILAVPHGQYEAATALNMSRFERMRLVVFPQAVRMMLPEFGNYLIQMLKATSLVYMISLADMTYEAGLFQSTNISMTIPIYTMLLVVYFILALPLIGLTKWFERIASRGVASE